In Mesorhizobium sp. 113-3-3, a genomic segment contains:
- a CDS encoding NADPH-dependent FMN reductase, with protein MLNILAISGSLRAASTNSALVAALARNAPSGCRVAVYDGLGRLPIFNPDDEGERTPRESAGLIDAVTGADGIIVSCPEYAHGVPGGLKNALDWLVSRDAAVAKPAMLAHASPRSLFARAALAEIMRTMSFAMYEDGLEIALLGKKPPEVEAILAEPGNVLAMRDAVQGFANFIRSH; from the coding sequence TTGCTGAACATCCTTGCCATCTCCGGCAGCCTGCGGGCGGCCTCCACCAATTCGGCCCTGGTCGCGGCACTGGCGCGCAACGCGCCTTCGGGTTGCCGCGTCGCCGTCTATGACGGGCTCGGCCGCCTGCCGATCTTCAATCCCGACGATGAGGGCGAGCGCACGCCGCGCGAATCCGCCGGGCTGATCGACGCCGTCACCGGCGCTGACGGCATCATCGTCTCCTGTCCCGAATATGCCCATGGCGTGCCGGGCGGGCTGAAGAACGCGCTCGACTGGCTGGTCTCGCGCGACGCCGCCGTCGCCAAGCCCGCCATGCTGGCTCACGCCTCGCCACGCTCGCTGTTCGCCCGTGCCGCTTTGGCCGAGATCATGCGGACGATGTCGTTCGCGATGTATGAGGACGGGCTGGAGATCGCCCTGCTCGGCAAGAAGCCGCCGGAGGTGGAGGCTATTCTGGCCGAGCCGGGAAATGTGCTGGCGATGCGCGATGCGGTGCAGGGCTTCGCAAATTTCATTCGCTCGCATTGA
- a CDS encoding pyridoxamine 5'-phosphate oxidase family protein: protein MEFVTTREELRTIYKTPRPTDGSIRKELKALDGHCRSFIGKSPFVLIGSSDGEGNADVTPKGDKPGFAAVLDDRTIAIPDRPGNNRLDTLENILRNPSVGLLFLIPGMNETLRVNGDARITVDAGLRERLAVDGKAPQSVVVVTVKAAYMHCAKAFMRSDLWKPESWYDRATLPTLGQILRDQLVVAESADATDRWLDEEYKQTMW, encoded by the coding sequence ATGGAATTCGTCACCACACGCGAGGAATTGCGGACGATCTACAAGACGCCGCGCCCGACCGACGGCTCGATCCGCAAGGAATTGAAGGCGCTCGACGGCCACTGCCGCTCCTTCATCGGCAAGAGCCCGTTCGTGCTGATCGGCTCGTCCGACGGCGAAGGCAATGCCGACGTGACGCCGAAGGGCGACAAGCCCGGCTTCGCCGCCGTTCTCGACGACAGGACCATCGCCATCCCCGACCGGCCCGGCAACAACCGGCTGGACACGCTGGAGAACATCCTGCGCAATCCCTCGGTTGGCCTGCTCTTCCTGATCCCCGGCATGAACGAGACGCTGCGCGTCAATGGCGACGCCCGCATCACCGTCGACGCCGGTTTGCGCGAGCGCCTCGCCGTCGACGGCAAGGCGCCGCAAAGCGTGGTCGTGGTTACGGTCAAGGCGGCCTACATGCATTGCGCCAAGGCCTTCATGCGCTCCGATCTGTGGAAACCGGAGAGCTGGTACGACCGCGCGACGCTTCCGACGCTCGGCCAGATCCTGCGTGACCAGCTGGTTGTTGCCGAGTCGGCCGATGCGACCGACCGCTGGCTCGACGAGGAATACAAGCAGACGATGTGGTAG
- a CDS encoding septation protein A produces the protein MNPPILERDPSDPQKEKKEGVNPVLKLVLELGPLLVFFFANARGEWLVQKFPVLGEFGGPIFVATGLFMAATAIALIASWLLTRTLPIMPMVSGVVVFIFGALTLYLQDDIFIKMKPTIVNTLFGGVLLGGLYFGRSLLGYVFDSAFKLDAEGWRKLTFRWGLFFLFLAIVNEVVWRNFSTDAWVTFKVWGIMPITLLFTFSQMPLILRHSLDDKAGGEEKAGK, from the coding sequence ATGAACCCACCCATTCTCGAACGCGATCCGTCCGACCCGCAAAAAGAGAAAAAGGAAGGCGTGAACCCCGTGCTCAAGCTGGTGCTGGAGCTTGGACCCCTGCTGGTGTTCTTCTTCGCCAATGCGCGCGGCGAGTGGCTGGTGCAGAAATTCCCTGTTCTGGGCGAATTCGGCGGCCCGATCTTCGTCGCCACCGGCCTGTTCATGGCCGCGACGGCCATAGCGCTGATCGCCTCGTGGCTGCTGACGCGCACCTTGCCGATCATGCCGATGGTGTCGGGCGTCGTCGTCTTCATCTTCGGCGCGCTGACGCTCTATCTGCAGGACGACATCTTCATCAAGATGAAACCCACCATCGTCAACACGCTGTTCGGCGGCGTGCTGCTCGGCGGCCTCTATTTCGGCAGGTCGCTGCTCGGCTATGTCTTCGATTCTGCCTTCAAGCTCGATGCCGAGGGCTGGCGCAAGCTCACCTTCCGGTGGGGCCTGTTCTTCCTGTTCCTGGCCATCGTCAACGAAGTGGTGTGGCGCAATTTTTCCACCGACGCCTGGGTTACCTTCAAGGTCTGGGGCATCATGCCGATCACGCTTCTGTTCACCTTCAGCCAGATGCCGCTGATCCTGCGCCATTCGCTGGACGACAAGGCAGGCGGGGAAGAGAAGGCCGGCAAGTAG
- the ftsY gene encoding signal recognition particle-docking protein FtsY — MPAQPEPVVPSEPEPLPEPAPVEEPAPAPKPEPQAPEEIPLPPAAPEPAPEPQPQEVPAPSPAGPEIAPPRPEGQPEPAPIEVPAPPAEIPVETPAPVEVPPPASPVVQPTSEISAAPHPPAGTFSPYRDGEKEEAPTPHPALDGEGRHEVAGRGDSADAGTSHPHPQAALGTSPIEGEVKRTPVAPPVPQPQPEPKPAPGKVTVAKKVEQKAEPVKAPEPAPRRSWFQRMRDGLARSSRELTGNIAGVFTKRKLDEETLQDLEDVLIRADLGMETALRITDALAASRYGKDVSDTDVRTVMAAEVEKVLTPVARPLELDLSHKPHVILVVGVNGTGKTTTIGKLAAKLTDGGLSVMLAAGDTFRAAAIEQLKIWGERTKSPVIASKLGADAAGLAYDAFEKAKEAGSDVLIIDTAGRLQNKTELMAELEKIVRVLGKLDPEAPHTVLQTVDATTGQNALNQVEIFRNIAGVNGLVMTKLDGTARGGILVAIAAKHKLPVYFIGVGEQVDDLEPFSASEFARAIAGVA, encoded by the coding sequence ATTCCGGCTCAGCCGGAGCCAGTCGTTCCGTCTGAACCGGAACCGCTGCCTGAGCCCGCGCCGGTCGAAGAACCGGCACCCGCGCCAAAACCAGAGCCGCAGGCACCTGAGGAAATTCCGCTTCCTCCCGCCGCCCCGGAGCCCGCTCCCGAGCCGCAGCCGCAAGAAGTTCCTGCTCCGTCACCAGCCGGGCCGGAGATTGCACCGCCGCGCCCGGAAGGGCAGCCCGAACCGGCGCCGATCGAAGTGCCGGCCCCGCCTGCCGAGATTCCGGTCGAAACACCGGCACCGGTCGAGGTGCCACCACCGGCCTCGCCTGTGGTGCAGCCAACTTCGGAGATTAGCGCCGCCCCCCATCCGCCTGCCGGCACCTTCTCCCCGTATAGGGACGGGGAGAAGGAAGAAGCGCCGACGCCCCACCCTGCCCTCGATGGGGAGGGTCGCCACGAAGTGGCGGGGAGGGGTGACAGCGCCGACGCTGGCACCAGTCACCCCCACCCCCAAGCTGCGCTTGGGACCTCCCCCATCGAGGGGGAGGTAAAGCGCACGCCCGTCGCGCCACCTGTCCCACAACCGCAGCCCGAGCCGAAACCCGCTCCCGGCAAGGTGACCGTCGCCAAAAAAGTCGAGCAGAAGGCCGAGCCGGTAAAAGCGCCGGAGCCGGCGCCGCGGCGCTCCTGGTTCCAGCGTATGCGGGACGGGCTTGCCCGTTCGTCGCGCGAACTGACCGGCAACATCGCCGGCGTCTTCACCAAGCGCAAGCTGGACGAAGAGACGCTGCAGGATCTGGAGGACGTGCTGATCCGGGCCGACCTCGGCATGGAAACCGCGCTTCGTATCACCGACGCGCTGGCCGCCAGCCGCTACGGCAAGGATGTCTCCGATACGGATGTCCGCACCGTCATGGCGGCCGAGGTGGAGAAGGTGCTGACCCCGGTCGCCCGGCCGCTGGAGCTCGACCTCTCGCACAAGCCGCATGTCATCCTGGTGGTCGGCGTCAACGGCACCGGCAAGACCACGACCATCGGCAAGCTGGCGGCAAAACTGACCGATGGCGGCCTGTCGGTGATGCTTGCCGCCGGCGACACCTTTCGCGCTGCCGCCATCGAACAGCTGAAGATCTGGGGCGAGCGCACGAAATCGCCCGTCATCGCCTCCAAGCTCGGCGCCGACGCCGCCGGCCTCGCTTACGATGCCTTCGAGAAGGCGAAGGAGGCCGGCTCCGACGTGCTGATCATCGACACCGCCGGCCGTCTGCAGAACAAGACCGAGCTGATGGCGGAACTGGAAAAGATCGTGCGCGTGCTGGGCAAGCTCGACCCGGAAGCGCCGCACACCGTGCTGCAGACGGTCGACGCCACCACCGGCCAGAACGCGCTCAACCAGGTCGAGATCTTCCGCAACATCGCCGGCGTCAACGGCCTGGTGATGACCAAGCTGGACGGCACGGCGCGCGGCGGTATTCTGGTGGCGATCGCGGCAAAGCACAAATTGCCGGTCTATTTCATCGGCGTCGGCGAACAGGTCGACGACCTCGAACCTTTCTCGGCAAGCGAATTCGCCAGGGCGATCGCTGGAGTGGCGTAA
- the mtaB gene encoding tRNA (N(6)-L-threonylcarbamoyladenosine(37)-C(2))-methylthiotransferase MtaB, which produces MSVALSRSQDVDGSLSEAPSRIDVVTFGCRLNTYESEVMRREAESAGLGALQGGAVIFNTCAVTGEAVRQAKQAIRKARRDNPQARIIVTGCAAQTEPEKFAAMDEVDLVLGNEEKLKANSYRALPDFGVNDTEKARVNDIFSVRETAGHMVDAIEGRARAFVQVQNGCDHRCTFCIIPYGRGNSRSVPMGAVVEQVKRLAGNGYAEIVLTGVDMTSFGADLPGAPKLGKLVKTILKQVPDVKRLRLSSIDSIEADDDLLDAIASESRLMPHLHLSLQSGDDMILKRMKRRHLRDQSIRFCEDVRKLRPAIVFGADIIAGFPTETDAMFENSIKIIEECGLTHLHVFPFSPREGTPAARMPQVRRELVKQRAARLRAAGEAAYRRHLSSLPGTRQSILIERDGLGRTEGFTLAALGTGTPGEIVEATITGHDGARLNAVPLAARAA; this is translated from the coding sequence ATGTCGGTTGCTCTGTCCAGGAGCCAGGATGTCGACGGCTCCCTTTCCGAGGCCCCCAGCCGCATCGACGTGGTGACCTTCGGCTGCCGGCTGAACACCTATGAATCCGAAGTGATGCGGCGCGAGGCCGAAAGCGCTGGGCTCGGCGCGCTGCAAGGCGGCGCCGTGATCTTCAACACCTGCGCCGTCACCGGCGAGGCGGTGCGCCAGGCCAAACAGGCGATCCGCAAGGCGCGCCGCGACAACCCGCAGGCGCGCATCATCGTCACCGGCTGCGCCGCCCAGACCGAGCCCGAAAAATTCGCCGCCATGGACGAGGTCGATCTCGTGCTTGGCAATGAGGAGAAGCTGAAGGCAAACTCGTACCGCGCGCTGCCGGATTTCGGTGTCAACGACACCGAGAAAGCCCGCGTCAACGATATCTTCTCGGTGCGCGAGACCGCCGGTCACATGGTCGACGCCATCGAGGGCCGGGCGCGCGCCTTCGTCCAGGTGCAGAATGGCTGCGACCACCGCTGCACCTTCTGCATCATCCCTTACGGCCGCGGCAATTCGCGCTCGGTGCCGATGGGCGCCGTGGTCGAGCAGGTCAAGCGGCTCGCCGGCAACGGCTATGCCGAGATCGTGCTGACCGGCGTCGACATGACTTCTTTCGGCGCCGACCTGCCGGGCGCGCCGAAACTCGGCAAACTGGTGAAGACTATTTTGAAGCAGGTACCCGACGTGAAGCGCCTGCGGCTATCCTCGATCGATTCGATCGAGGCCGATGACGACTTGCTCGACGCCATCGCCAGCGAATCCAGGCTGATGCCGCATCTGCATCTGTCGCTGCAATCCGGCGACGACATGATCCTGAAGCGCATGAAGCGCAGGCACCTGCGCGACCAGTCGATCCGTTTCTGCGAGGATGTCCGCAAACTGCGCCCGGCAATCGTTTTCGGTGCCGACATCATCGCCGGCTTCCCGACCGAGACCGACGCGATGTTCGAGAACTCGATAAAGATCATCGAGGAATGTGGCCTGACTCACCTTCACGTGTTCCCGTTTTCACCGCGCGAAGGCACGCCCGCCGCGCGCATGCCGCAGGTCCGCCGCGAACTGGTCAAGCAGCGCGCCGCCCGCTTGCGTGCCGCCGGCGAGGCCGCGTATCGGCGGCATCTCTCCTCGCTGCCTGGAACCCGTCAGTCGATCCTGATCGAGCGTGACGGGCTTGGCCGCACCGAAGGCTTCACGCTTGCCGCGCTCGGCACCGGCACGCCGGGCGAGATCGTCGAAGCGACAATTACTGGCCACGATGGCGCCCGGCTCAACGCAGTGCCGCTTGCCGCCCGCGCCGCCTGA
- the dapF gene encoding diaminopimelate epimerase, whose translation MASTAPFAKMNGIGNEIIVADMRGRADQVTAAAALAMNADAATRFDQIMAIHDAKTPGTAYYVDILNSDGTSAQACGNGMRCVVQALAAETGQKTFTFETRAGILNALEHADGTISVDMGIPHFGWQEIPLAEEFRDTRMIELQIGPIDAPVLHSPSAVSMGNPHAIFWVDRDVWSYELERFGPLLENHPIFPERANITIAQVTSPESMIIRTWERGAGLTKACGSAACASVVAAARTRRTGRSVNLLTPGGGTLHVEWRDDDHVILTGAAEWEFSGSFDPSTGTWARDTESAA comes from the coding sequence ATGGCAAGCACTGCCCCTTTCGCCAAGATGAACGGCATCGGCAACGAGATCATCGTCGCCGATATGCGCGGCCGTGCCGATCAGGTGACGGCGGCCGCAGCCCTTGCGATGAACGCGGATGCCGCGACCCGCTTCGACCAGATCATGGCGATCCACGATGCGAAGACGCCGGGCACCGCCTACTATGTCGACATCCTGAATTCCGACGGCACCAGTGCGCAGGCTTGCGGCAACGGCATGCGCTGCGTCGTCCAGGCGCTCGCCGCCGAGACCGGCCAGAAGACCTTCACCTTCGAGACGCGCGCCGGCATCCTCAACGCCCTGGAACATGCCGACGGCACGATCTCGGTCGACATGGGAATACCGCATTTCGGCTGGCAGGAGATCCCGCTGGCCGAGGAGTTCCGCGACACCCGCATGATCGAATTGCAGATCGGCCCGATCGACGCGCCGGTGCTGCACTCACCCTCCGCCGTGTCGATGGGCAACCCGCATGCGATCTTCTGGGTCGACCGCGATGTCTGGTCCTATGAGCTCGAGCGTTTCGGCCCGCTGCTCGAAAACCATCCGATCTTCCCCGAGCGCGCCAACATCACCATCGCCCAGGTGACCTCGCCCGAGAGCATGATCATCCGCACCTGGGAGCGCGGCGCCGGCCTGACCAAGGCCTGCGGCTCCGCGGCTTGCGCCTCAGTTGTGGCCGCGGCCCGCACCAGGCGCACCGGCCGCAGCGTCAACCTGCTGACCCCGGGCGGCGGCACGCTGCATGTCGAATGGCGCGATGACGACCACGTCATCCTGACCGGTGCGGCCGAATGGGAATTTTCCGGCAGCTTCGATCCCTCGACCGGCACCTGGGCCCGCGACACCGAAAGCGCGGCCTGA
- a CDS encoding DUF1328 family protein: MIKWIIILLIVAAAASLLGMPALAGAAATGARILIGIVLVIFLLVVLGIFAVT; this comes from the coding sequence ATGATCAAATGGATCATCATTCTGCTTATCGTCGCCGCCGCGGCGAGCCTGCTCGGCATGCCGGCGCTGGCCGGAGCCGCCGCCACCGGCGCGCGTATCCTCATCGGCATCGTTCTCGTCATCTTCCTGCTGGTGGTGCTAGGCATCTTTGCCGTGACATAA
- a CDS encoding MBL fold metallo-hydrolase has translation MAAGKKAANRYYRGPPSDHFDGTLFFNPGGRMPGRFTDLMKWQFNGQRAKWPATSPSPFPQARPAARVDGSVLTVTMVGHSTLLIQTAGLNILTDPVWSQRTSPFSFAGPKRVNAPGIAFDDLPPIDLVLVSHNHYDHLDLATLKRLKQRHDPLVVTPLGNDVLIGEAVPGMRLAAHDWGERVDIADRTAIHIEPAHHWSARGARDRRMALWAGFVIEAPGGKLYFAGDTGFHDGINYRLMADKHGGFRFAILPIGAYEPRWFMAPQHQNPDEAVQGMKLCKAAFAAGCHWGTFQLTDEPMDEPVRKLAEALDAEGLPRERFRALQPGEVWHVPEIEQR, from the coding sequence TTGGCCGCAGGAAAGAAAGCCGCCAACCGCTATTACAGAGGTCCGCCCAGCGACCATTTCGATGGCACTTTGTTCTTCAATCCCGGCGGCCGGATGCCTGGCCGCTTCACCGATCTCATGAAATGGCAGTTCAACGGCCAGCGCGCGAAATGGCCGGCGACCAGTCCGAGCCCCTTTCCGCAGGCAAGGCCAGCCGCGCGGGTAGACGGCTCCGTTCTGACCGTGACCATGGTCGGTCACTCCACGCTGCTGATCCAAACGGCCGGGCTGAACATCCTCACCGACCCGGTCTGGTCGCAGCGCACCTCGCCGTTTTCCTTCGCCGGGCCAAAACGCGTCAATGCGCCGGGCATCGCCTTTGACGATCTGCCGCCGATCGACCTCGTGCTGGTCAGCCACAACCATTATGACCATCTCGACCTCGCCACGCTGAAGCGGCTGAAGCAAAGACACGATCCGCTGGTGGTGACGCCGCTCGGCAACGACGTGCTGATCGGCGAGGCGGTTCCCGGCATGCGGCTGGCGGCGCATGACTGGGGCGAGCGGGTCGATATCGCAGACCGCACCGCCATCCACATCGAGCCGGCGCATCACTGGTCGGCGCGCGGCGCCCGCGACCGGCGCATGGCGCTGTGGGCCGGCTTCGTCATCGAGGCGCCGGGCGGCAAACTCTATTTCGCCGGCGACACCGGCTTCCATGACGGCATCAACTACCGGCTGATGGCGGACAAACATGGCGGCTTCCGCTTCGCCATCCTGCCGATCGGCGCCTACGAGCCGCGCTGGTTCATGGCGCCGCAGCACCAGAACCCGGACGAAGCGGTGCAAGGCATGAAGCTGTGCAAGGCAGCCTTCGCCGCCGGCTGCCACTGGGGCACTTTTCAGCTCACCGACGAACCGATGGACGAGCCGGTCCGCAAATTGGCCGAGGCGCTGGACGCCGAGGGCCTGCCGCGGGAACGCTTTCGCGCCTTGCAACCCGGCGAGGTCTGGCACGTGCCGGAGATCGAGCAGCGCTGA